The genomic interval GATATTGAAAAATTTGTCATTGCCTTCGGTATAAAAACGAACCATGTGCGCATAATTTCCAGGTAGGCCGGGAATAGCAGAAAATATAGCACGGGAGGTTTCAGCGTTGCCCTGGCTGTATGAATTACCCTTCATCTGAGCAGAAAAAATATGCTCTGCCCCATTTTTATAAGCTGGTAAAAACACACGTGAATAATCGGTGATCAGGCTATATCCGTAAGTACCCGTTCCACCATCAGCAGCTGACAAAACTTCTTCTGTTTTTGCAATTGCTTTCTGGTAGTTTTCTGTCAGTTTCAGTGGCAGCGATGCTTTGATCAGGTATACTTTTGCCAAAAGTGCTTTGGCTGCCCCGGCTGTAGCTCTTCCGGCATCCGGCGAGCTGTAAGTAGCAGGAAGAGATGCTGCGGCTTCTGTCAGATCCTTTTCAATCTGTGCATATACATCTGCCGACGGGCTTTTTGCAATGGCGTAATCTGCTGTTGAAACAAAATTCTGATATTCCGTCACAATTGGCACATCGCCATACAAACGAACCAGGTTGAAATAAAATAACGCTCTTAAAAACTTCGCTTCACCCAGAATCCTGTCTTTTGTGGCAGGTACCGCAAATGTAATATCAGGGATTTTACTTAAAACCACATTCGCTTTTCTAATAGCCGCATAATGCTGCTGCCAAAGCTCATATACCCGCAAATTGCTGGATGAATGTGATTGTACCGCCAGGGAACGAACGTCAGGATTGGTTGCACCCGGGCCCGGATCTTCATCGTCGCTGCCCATGTTCATACCCGTGTTCAGCAACGTATTATATGGAGACTGCACCCTTGCGGTGTTCAGGAAAAAGTAAACGGCATTAATAGCGGTTAAGGCATCGGTCTCAGTTTTGTAATACTGCTCTTCCGTGATAATGGAAGCTGGTTCTTCCGTAAGGAAATCGCTGCAGGAAGTAGCAAGGAAAGTACTTAATGCAAGAATATAATATGAATATTTTTTCATTTTGAAAGTCATTTATAATTTGATATCAGAAAGTCAGAGTTAAGCCGACCTGATAAGATTTATTGTTCGGGTATACACTGTCATCCACACCTTTGTTGATAAGGCTTTGTCCGTTCGAGCTTACCTCAGGATCAAAACCTGTGTATTTGGTCCATGTAATTGCATTTTGAGCAGAAACATACACCCTCAGCCCCTGAATATGTGCCTTGGAAAGCAATGACTTAGGAAGTGCATATCCGAATGAGATATTTTTCAGCCTTGTGTAAGTGGCATCTTCAATAAAACGGTCAGAAATTGTAATGGCCGGATCCTGATATGCTTCTTTAACGTCTGTATTCGTATTGGTTGGCGTATATCTTTTCAAAAGTTCACGAGATGAATTGGTATAACCAGTACCTAGTTCCAGATTGGCCCTGTTCACATTATATAATTTCCCGCCAACGGATGTCTGAAAGAAAACCGCCAGGTCGAAACCTTTGTAACTGAACGTGTTGGTAAGGCCAGCTGTAAATTTGATCTGGTTATCAATCACTTCCCTGTCGCCAGCCTGCGTGATCAGACCATCTCCGTTCAAATCTTTAAACTGCTGTCCACCTGCTCCTTTATTGGCCTGAGGCGTAAGAGCCGTTTCACCATCCTGGATCACGCCATCCGTTTTGTAAACAATAAAAGAACCAAGTGAATGACCCACCTTAGCAATAGAAGGTGCTGAACTGGAAGGTATGTACTGATTTACACCGTCGCCCAGATCCAGGATTTTATTAGTGTTCCTGGCAAAAATTAAAATCGTATTCCATTTAAGTTTACCCGTCAGGTTTTGCGAATTAACAGCCAGTTCAAAACCCTGGTTAGATACAGCACCCACATTCTGATAAATCGTCGATCCCTGTCCATTGTAGATATCCGACAACCCGGAAGTTCCCGGAACTGTTCTTGTTAATAATAAATCTGTTGTCTTCTTGTAATAGTAATCAGCAGTAATGTTGATACGGTCCTTATACAAACCAACATCTACACCTGCATCCACCTGAAAAGTTTTTTCCCAGCCCAGATTTTTGTTGGAAACAGTGCTTGGCGCGTAACCCGAAACGGTGCTTCCTGAAAAGTTATAAGGATAGTAAGTCAGCTGTGCAAGTGACTGGTAAGGTGGAATACTCTGATTTCCAGTCGAACCTGCACTTAAACGTAATTTAAGCAGACTGACATTTCTTACGCTCTTAAAGAATTTTTCATTGGCAATATTCCAGCCAAAAGCAGCAGAGGGAAAATAACCCCATTTATTACCCGCACCAAACTTGGAAGAACCATCAGCTCGCAAAGTAAAAGTAACGAGATACCGGTCATCAAAAACGTAATTGAAACGACCAAGATACGAAGCCAGAGAAAAATCGGAAGAAGATGACCCTGGCGCCCTGTTGATAATACCTGTACCGAGATTATTATAAGAAATTGCGTCGGAAGAAAAACCCGCTGCTTCAGCGATAGATCCCTTAGATTGTGACTGCTGGGCTGTAAATCCCACAACCGCATTGATCCTATTCTTTTCATCCAGTTCCTTATCATAGCTTAAAGTATTCTCGTTCAGCCAGTTTGTTGTAAAAACCGAACCCACCAGCGCATTACCGCTTAAAGCGGTCCCTTCAAAAGTCGATATAGGCAAATACCTGTTTTGTTTATTGTCTACAATATCAGCACCTACGAGTACTTTCGCTTTCAGGCCCTCTGCAAGTGTATATTCTGCGGAAAGATTACCTAAAAACCTGTTCGTGATGGTTTGGTTCAGCTGGTTGTAGAGTGAGTTAATAGGATTGGCATAAGTCGATTCAAACGGGCTGTTTTTCACAAAAGTGCCGTTATCCTGATAAATTGGCAGCGACTGAGGCGTGAGCACGAGTGCGGAAACAATTGAAGCGGGAGCAACATTGGCCTTCGTATGGCTACCTGTAATACTGGATGTAATTCTTAATTTATCGCTGTAATCATGGTCAATATTAAACCTGGCAGACAATCTCCGGAAATCTGTATTCTGTAAAACACCGTCCTGTTTCAGATAATTGGCAGAAATACCCAGCCTGGTTCTGTCGCCGCCTGACAGTATGGAAATACTGTGGCTTTGCTGTGTAGCTTTCCTAAAAGCTGCTGATTGCCAGTCGGTCCCTACACCCGTAGTATCCAGGCTGTAACCTGTTACGCTTGGCAATGTTGGCGTTTTACCGGAATTGATCGCGGCCTCTTTGCGTAGTTGCCACCATTCACCTGCATTTAGCAAAGGCAATTTTCTGATCACCTGCTGAACACCAAAATAAGATTCATAGGTTATGGAAGATTTCTTTTTAGAACCGCCTTTTGTGGTAATTATAACAACACCATTAGCGCCTCTAGAACCGTATATAGCAGTTGCCGAAGCGTCTTTTAATACGTCAATTGATTCAATATCAGCCGTATTCAAAAAGGAAAGCGGATTAATTTTTGAACCGTTTGTTACACCGGCATCACTCAGGCCATAATCATTGTTGATCGGAAAACCGTCAATTACATACAATGGATCACTACCGGCTGTAATGGAGTTACTACCCCGAATCTGGACACTAACACCACCACCCGGCTGTCCGGAAGTTTGTGTCACCGTTGCTCCGGCAATAGCTCCCTGTAACAGCCGCTCTACGGAAACAACAGGCTGCGATTTTATTTCGAGCGGAACCGAAGAAATGGAGCCCGTAATATCTTTACGTTTTTGCTCCCCGTAACCGATTACAACGACTTCGTTAAGCAAATTGGCCGTTTTCAATACCACCTCAACAACTTCGGTAGTAAGTTCATAAATTTCAATTTCCTGCTGCTGAAAGCCGGTAACGTTAATCTGCAAAGTGAATGGATATTCCTTGGCAGCCGCAATACTGAATTTGCCGTCTATATCCGAAACCGTACTTCTTGAAGTACCTTTCTCAACAATAGTAGCGCCTGGAAGTCCCTGCCCGGTATCATCCTTTACAATACCGGTGATGACATCCTGAGCCTGTAAGGCAGATGTGCTGAAAATGAATGCACCCAATAACCAAATCAGGTAAAAGTTTTTCTTGATCATTTTTGTGGTTGAATAATGTTAAATTATTATGTAGAGACTATTCCGGTTCATGTACAAATTTCCCTGAGAAGACAAATCCATGTTTGACTTACAGGTATATACGCAGCTTTCCATTTTCAGTTTTGAAAATAAGCTTATTGAAAAAAAAATAGTTTTAAGGTGTGTTATTTTCAGCTATCCGATCCTTTGGTCATACTGCTATCTGATGAATGCAGGACCAGAGGTTAGTTGTCAGTAACAGTGCATGTAACAACAACACATGGCGTTCATAGAAGAAATGGCAGAATCCACCCGGGTTGCAGAGTTAGTCTGCAGAAGTAGTAAATGATTTGTTTTCATACGTAAACATTTTTAAGCTTTGGTCTGATTGGTGGCTAATCGGAAAAAGCTATAAGTCTATTAATTATATAGACAAAGTAAAGTTATATTTTTCAGACTACCAAGTAATACTGTAATATTCTTTCATAGAAGCCAATTTTCAGAGAAGTCAAGGTTCAAAAAGGGGCAAACATAGTGTTGACTTCTCTGAATAACAAATCACGGAGTAAAGCTAGGCTCAAAACCTTTTCCTTTTCCAATCACCTTCCAGTCCTCAACCCCAACACTTTTGGCCCAGCCGTCATAAAGAGCTAATAACTCACTGGCAATGTCTGGATTTTGTTCGATCAGGTTTGTGGTCTCTCCCCTATCTGCTTCAATATCATACAATTCCCACTGTTCGCTTCTGACAGATACCAATTTCCACTTTCCCTTTCTTACCGCTTTATTTCCCGCTCTTTCCCAGAAAATCGGCTTGGATCTGCTCCATTCTTTTCCGTACAATGCAGGTAATAAACTTTCTCCCGCAAGTGGATGGATCGTATTTCCTTTGTAAGTCAACGGATATTTGGCACCCGCAATTTCGTATAAGGTCGGTGCAATATCGATCAGATGCGCGGTACCGTCAATTAATCCGCCGGCCGCTATTTTCGATGGAAAATGTGCAATAAAAGGACTGCTAATCCCGCCTTCATATTGAAAACCCTTGAAAGACTTTAATGGCGTATTGGAAGCGTAAGCCCAGGTTTTAGTGTAAGAATCGTAGGAACCAGAAGTGCCGACGGGCCCCCAGTTTCTCGGTGAGCGGCCTCCGAAGCCATGCGCCACATCTTCGCCCGCCGCACCGTTGTCGGAAATGAAGAAAATAATGGTATTATCCAGTTTTCCGGATTGTTTCAGATGTTCAATTACCCGGCCAATATTCTGGTCCAGGTTATCAACCTGAGCTGCATAAATTTCCATTTTTCTTGCCCACAACTTTTGCTCGTCATAGGTCAGGCTTTTCCATGCAGGCAAATCACTGTTTTTGATGCTGATCTTCTGATCTTTACTAGCAATGTTTAATTCCTGCTGCCTTTTGAAACGAAGGATACGAAGTGAATCCCAGCCAATATCATATTTGCCTTCATACTTTTTAATATCCTGTGGTAAAGCCTGTAACGGCCAGTGCGGAGAGGTGAAAGCAAGATATAGAAAGAATGGTTTTTGTTCAGTGCTTTGGTCTTTCAGAAACCCGATTGCATTTTTTGCAATTTCATCTGTATAATAAAAGTTGTCCTCGTCGCCCGGATGAACCGCTTTATCATCTTTTACGAAAAAACTACGCTTGTCTTTCGGAAGTTGTTTTACTACAAAATAATCACTTGCCCCACCTGTATTTCCATAAAAATGGTCAAAACCACGTTTTCTGGGCCACTGACTGGTACTATCGTCACCAGCGTGCCACTTCCCGGAAAGTAGTGTGCTGTAACCGGCATCTTTTAATACTTCTGCCAATGTAACAGTTTGCTTACTGATAAACCCCTGATAGGCCGGAACACCAAGGTTAATATTAAAATATCCCATACCGGCGGTGTGCTGATACTGTCCGCTCAGCAAAGAAGCCCTGGTTGGAGCGCAAATGGAATTATTATAAAACTGCCGGAAACGTATACCTTCCTGTGCAAGTTTATCCAGGTTTGGTGTCTGGATTTCAGAACCATAACTTCCGATATCAGAAAACCCAAGATCGTCTGCCATGATCAGAAGAATATTGGGTTTTGAATCGGCGGCTACTGCTTTTGATTTTTTCTTTTGCGAAAATCCTGGTGCTGCAATAACAAAAACAAGAATGAAAACTTTAATAAAATGGGTGGTCATCTTCTGTGGAGTGAATATTTAAATTTGTATTAATATGATTTTTCCAATTGTAAAACCTTAATGAATAAAGTTTTACAATTGGAAAAATATTTTAGCCTGCAATTCGGGTTTCAAATTCCAGTGGCAATGGCTCTGGTTCCTTTGTTTTCTCAGGAACAATATCCCCGACCATTGGTCCGCCTGCTGATAATTCGCTGCCTTCTTTCTTGGATTTTAAAATCGGCCATAATAACTGAGCATACCATTCTTCTTCCTGATAATGTTTGATACCAAAAGTGCTCGGATATTTACGGGTAATAATGCCGGTTCCGAAGATGATATCCCATAGAAAAAACATGTTGCCAAAATTGCCTTTGTAATGCCCGACCCCATCATCAGTTGTATCGGCATGATGTGCGTAATGGGTTGCAGGTGTTGAAATAAACCGCTCCAAAACCCAGGCAACCGGATTTAACCATTTGATCTGGTAAAAAGGTTTATCCCATGGAATACTTGAATGTGCACCCGTTACGATCAATGATTTTACCACTTTTACAAACAACGCAGCATAACCCATTCCTACATAAGTGAGTGCGACAGTAAGATAGGTCTGGGAAAAGAAAATAGTATAAATGATATTTTGCCTCCCCGCCATTGCCATCCCCATATAAGGAGCACTGTGGTGGGTACGGTGAAAGCGCCATAACCAGGGTAACTGATGATGCAAACGATGGTACCAGTACTGGGTCAGATCATCCGCGACTGCAATGATAGCAAATGCCCACCAGAATGGTACCCACGAAAATACACCCTTAGCACCAGGCAATATTTTCGGAAGCAGTTCAAGGCTGTAATATGCCACAACCGGAGCTATTACGATTTTTGGCAGAATGTAACAGGCAATATCCAGAAAGCGCTCGTTTTTAGTCCACTTGTTTTCATACAAACCCGCAATAAGCTCGATAACACCAATAACCAGCACGATTACCGATAAGCCCCATGAACTCAGATGTGTAAAAACCCCTTCAATAAACTGGGGTACTTTAAATGGCAATGCATTACTGCCAGCCCAGGGTTTGTAACCTGTAAAGTAAAAAGCAGCAAACATCAAAACAATCGGTGCCAGGTACAAAGAGATACTGATTGCGGCATCACGCCATATTCTTTGCGAAACATCTGCTTCAAGTTTCATAATTGAGAATGATGATAAAAGTTAAAATTTCGGATTATCGGATGAGGCTATACGCAAGCCATATTCCCCCGGCTATCAGCCCGAACGGGATTATTGTCAGTAAAATACCCAATGCTATCTTTTTGGCAAGGAGTATAACATCAGCGAAAGTGATCATGATACCGGATGTTTATATAAAGTCTTTTCCAGAAATATCCCATGGACAGCATGCCGCAAAAGAGCAAATCGCCAACCACCGAAGATTTACCTGATACGGTAATACTGCCAGATGGGATATTCCCGGATTGCTTAATGGAGAATACTATGAATTACCTGCAACAACTACCAGGTTGCATGAAAAGAAAATATCGCTTGGGGAATACCACCTTATTTGTCCATTGGGACAAATCTGAGTTTTGGAAAATCGCTTTCATAAACGAATAATTTCTGGTTTTACTGATGGTTAAGGGTGGCTCAAAACCATAAGTCTATTAAATACATAGACAAAGTAAATTTAATAGTTTTTAATAAGCAAGCATTTGAAAAAATTTTTAGAAAATTTCTGCTATGAATTTTTCTAAAACAAAAGTATAAAGTAGCAAAGTTTGATATTTTTTGACCAGCTTGGCTGATTAACTCTTTCACGGCAAATTAATTTCTGTAAAATGCTACGGCTTATTAGGCGTTAAAATATCAAGATCGACTATCTGGGCTTTATAATCATTTGGCAGAAATGCGTTTCTCAATATTTTTTCAAGTCCCAAAAAACGCATCAATTTGTAAGCGTATAAAACCGGAGTCAATAAAGATACTTTTCCCAGAGACAGAAGGTTATTGACTGTATGAGGAACAACCATAACTTGTACCTGTCTGAGCATATAATATCTGACCTTTCCAAGGTGCTTTTTATATTGTTTGAACAGATCTTTTGTAAAATCGCTTTTAATCAGGTTTTCCCGTAAATGTTCTTCGCGCATTTTTTTCCATTCTGTATATTTTAACGGCAGTCCGTTTATTCCCATTCGTAAACCTACCTGTAAAAATGTATCAAAGGCTTCTGCTTTTTCGGCATCGGTCATTTTTCTTTCCAGCACTTCGTAAGAACGGATTGAATAATCGATCAGCATAAAAAGCACGTCCCGATATGCCCAATCGGGAATCTGTGCACCGCGGCTTTGTTCAACTCCTTTATGAATAGCAGTAATTTTATCTATCGAATTCAATGCTGCGTTATGTTCTGAAAAAACGATTAATCGTGCATAGGTAACTGTGGAAAATAACCTTCCAAGCGGATCATTCGGAAGTTTTCCTGTAAAATACAACCAATCGACAGCCTTGTTCAAAGCAAATTCTGCTGATGCTCCCGCAAAAATAAAGAGGATTGTATCTGCTTTTCCCCAGATCTTCCGCACTATCGAATCTTCATTTACAAAATATTTCATATTGCAGGCTGGGCTTTCCATTTAGTTTCAATAAAAACAACGAAAATAATTCCCAAAGTGTAAGCCAGCATATCGGCCCATTCAAAACTGTTACCCATTATAACCCGGGCAGCTTTTGAATTTCCAAGACCTAATACTTCAACTATATGAAAATATTGAAGGATTTCTATCAGATATGAAAAGAGTAAAACAGCAATTGCGGCAATGATCACTTCCAGATTTACTATACTTTTTACAAAACAGTAAAGCAAAATCACGACCAGAAAATCGCCACCGTATGGACGAATGATCTGATCATGTGCATATAGTGCTATAATTATTTCTGTAAAAAGAAGCAGCAGCGTGAAAACGAGGTATTTTTTATTTAACTGAAACATCAAACTATAAATTAAAGTACTTTGTATCACAAAGTAAATAAGAAAAACTGACTTTACAAATAATAAACAATTGCTGATGCCAGGATGATTGAAAATTACTAATGGTGTATGGTTTCAATAAGAAAAGCACATTTTGGGCTCAACTAAATAACAGTTTGTGAAAACGCGTGTTGAGTATGCAATCGGATTACAACAACCGGATTGGATGAGATTGTCATTCAGAAATATTACACTAGCCTCCGTACACTATAGAAATCCTTCGAAATGGTCAATCTTCACTTTCACATCGGCTACTGTTTTACCTACAATCTGTAATTTATCCATAAACTGAACCGAATCCATTTTCTGAACCTGTTCCGGTTTTATTTGCAGCAAACCTAATTCATCCAGTCCTTTTCGTGACAAATTAGCATTGTATCTGACGTAAGAAAATAGCTTATTATCTGTCGGGCCTTTCACGTTACACATGTTACCCACTTCCCTATCCAGTTCGTCACCATGCCGGCACTGACCAAATACACGGCATAAAAAGTCCTGCTCGTTTGAGGCTGCATACATCAGTGCAGATGGGATGGATGTTGCATTATAAAGCAAATTCATTTCATCCGTTGCCAGATCTGCATTTGCATTGGCGGCAGAACCGGTCCCAATTGACACCAATAACATTTGATCTTCTCCGGTTGGCCACTGCAATGCATAGGGCTCAACTGTTGCCATCAGAAAAAGCTGAAACGAAGGATTATTATACATGGTGACTCCACCATCCACAAAAATGAAATTATTATTTCCTACTAAGATACTTTCGGGTGGAAAGTAGGTTGGAGCCGCCGTACTTGCCCTTACAAGCTGCCATAACGGAAACAGGAGATTGCTATCAGTACGGGTCATTAGATTGTATTTTGCATTCGGATTATTAGAAACCGGCCAGGGAGAATCGGTGGTTGCATTCCGAAGGACCAATAACAAAAGCGTTTTCAGGTTCTCATCTCCGAGCTTTGTATCACTTCCGAAAACTTCCTGTAATTTATTTGTTAAAGCTTCACTTTCATACGTGTAACGGAAACGTTTCAGCAAACTGGCTTTATCGAACATAGCAGTTCCGCTTTCTTCATAAAATTTCCGGATTTCATCCACTCGCATTCCTCGCGACAAACATGCAGCAATTATGGCACCTGTACTGGTACCAGCGATATAATCGAAATAGTCAGAAAGTACGAAATCATTTTCCCGGCCCAGTTTTTCCTGTAAAAGAAGCTCAATTTTGGCAAGGATTTCAAGCGTAAGCATACCCCGGATTCCGCCGCCGTCGAGAGCCAGCAGTTTATGTTTACCGGTTTTTTCGATTTTTTGCTGAACAGACATACAGTATACGAGCCGTTATTTGATAGAAAAACCGAAAGTATTCTTTATTTTCGACATGGCAATTACCGTTAAATAAATTCCAAATTGAACCGTAAGTAAATGGATCAAATTGAAATAAAACTGTTTATATTGAATATATAATTAGGTAATATTGTCAACGAAAAGTTGCTTTTTAATACCATTAATGATGTTTTTAGTATGTTCACTGTTCAAAATTAAAGCTCAACTATGAAAAAGACTTTCTTCGTTTTTATGCTCATCATTTCTGCATGCACGCAAAAAAAGACATCGGACGGCGAGCCGCTTTCTGAACAAAGTGATACCAGCCAGACAGACTCCGTTTCTTCCATGAAAATCAAAACAATTAAAAACACAGACTTAAAAACTGGCCCCGATCTCAGTACGCCTGTCATTTCTAACGCTCAAAAATTCATTCT from Dyadobacter sp. NIV53 carries:
- a CDS encoding RagB/SusD family nutrient uptake outer membrane protein codes for the protein MKKYSYYILALSTFLATSCSDFLTEEPASIITEEQYYKTETDALTAINAVYFFLNTARVQSPYNTLLNTGMNMGSDDEDPGPGATNPDVRSLAVQSHSSSNLRVYELWQQHYAAIRKANVVLSKIPDITFAVPATKDRILGEAKFLRALFYFNLVRLYGDVPIVTEYQNFVSTADYAIAKSPSADVYAQIEKDLTEAAASLPATYSSPDAGRATAGAAKALLAKVYLIKASLPLKLTENYQKAIAKTEEVLSAADGGTGTYGYSLITDYSRVFLPAYKNGAEHIFSAQMKGNSYSQGNAETSRAIFSAIPGLPGNYAHMVRFYTEGNDKFFNIYKLFKATDKRRDVTFVRNFTSPANGRKYGLAIVNAAVPNDSTPFWNKWWDPNNLAVTTNSEANVPIIRYAELLLIHAEAENEVNGPSAKAYRSINKVRTRAGLADLTTGLSKDQFRDSVYFERRLELTYEYQRWFDLIREKDASGNGILIKSLQKVGKNNVAEKHYLYPIPQTEIDNNPLLKQNTLWE
- a CDS encoding TonB-dependent receptor, whose protein sequence is MIKKNFYLIWLLGAFIFSTSALQAQDVITGIVKDDTGQGLPGATIVEKGTSRSTVSDIDGKFSIAAAKEYPFTLQINVTGFQQQEIEIYELTTEVVEVVLKTANLLNEVVVIGYGEQKRKDITGSISSVPLEIKSQPVVSVERLLQGAIAGATVTQTSGQPGGGVSVQIRGSNSITAGSDPLYVIDGFPINNDYGLSDAGVTNGSKINPLSFLNTADIESIDVLKDASATAIYGSRGANGVVIITTKGGSKKKSSITYESYFGVQQVIRKLPLLNAGEWWQLRKEAAINSGKTPTLPSVTGYSLDTTGVGTDWQSAAFRKATQQSHSISILSGGDRTRLGISANYLKQDGVLQNTDFRRLSARFNIDHDYSDKLRITSSITGSHTKANVAPASIVSALVLTPQSLPIYQDNGTFVKNSPFESTYANPINSLYNQLNQTITNRFLGNLSAEYTLAEGLKAKVLVGADIVDNKQNRYLPISTFEGTALSGNALVGSVFTTNWLNENTLSYDKELDEKNRINAVVGFTAQQSQSKGSIAEAAGFSSDAISYNNLGTGIINRAPGSSSSDFSLASYLGRFNYVFDDRYLVTFTLRADGSSKFGAGNKWGYFPSAAFGWNIANEKFFKSVRNVSLLKLRLSAGSTGNQSIPPYQSLAQLTYYPYNFSGSTVSGYAPSTVSNKNLGWEKTFQVDAGVDVGLYKDRINITADYYYKKTTDLLLTRTVPGTSGLSDIYNGQGSTIYQNVGAVSNQGFELAVNSQNLTGKLKWNTILIFARNTNKILDLGDGVNQYIPSSSAPSIAKVGHSLGSFIVYKTDGVIQDGETALTPQANKGAGGQQFKDLNGDGLITQAGDREVIDNQIKFTAGLTNTFSYKGFDLAVFFQTSVGGKLYNVNRANLELGTGYTNSSRELLKRYTPTNTNTDVKEAYQDPAITISDRFIEDATYTRLKNISFGYALPKSLLSKAHIQGLRVYVSAQNAITWTKYTGFDPEVSSNGQSLINKGVDDSVYPNNKSYQVGLTLTF
- a CDS encoding arylsulfatase, whose protein sequence is MTTHFIKVFILVFVIAAPGFSQKKKSKAVAADSKPNILLIMADDLGFSDIGSYGSEIQTPNLDKLAQEGIRFRQFYNNSICAPTRASLLSGQYQHTAGMGYFNINLGVPAYQGFISKQTVTLAEVLKDAGYSTLLSGKWHAGDDSTSQWPRKRGFDHFYGNTGGASDYFVVKQLPKDKRSFFVKDDKAVHPGDEDNFYYTDEIAKNAIGFLKDQSTEQKPFFLYLAFTSPHWPLQALPQDIKKYEGKYDIGWDSLRILRFKRQQELNIASKDQKISIKNSDLPAWKSLTYDEQKLWARKMEIYAAQVDNLDQNIGRVIEHLKQSGKLDNTIIFFISDNGAAGEDVAHGFGGRSPRNWGPVGTSGSYDSYTKTWAYASNTPLKSFKGFQYEGGISSPFIAHFPSKIAAGGLIDGTAHLIDIAPTLYEIAGAKYPLTYKGNTIHPLAGESLLPALYGKEWSRSKPIFWERAGNKAVRKGKWKLVSVRSEQWELYDIEADRGETTNLIEQNPDIASELLALYDGWAKSVGVEDWKVIGKGKGFEPSFTP
- a CDS encoding sterol desaturase family protein, yielding MKLEADVSQRIWRDAAISISLYLAPIVLMFAAFYFTGYKPWAGSNALPFKVPQFIEGVFTHLSSWGLSVIVLVIGVIELIAGLYENKWTKNERFLDIACYILPKIVIAPVVAYYSLELLPKILPGAKGVFSWVPFWWAFAIIAVADDLTQYWYHRLHHQLPWLWRFHRTHHSAPYMGMAMAGRQNIIYTIFFSQTYLTVALTYVGMGYAALFVKVVKSLIVTGAHSSIPWDKPFYQIKWLNPVAWVLERFISTPATHYAHHADTTDDGVGHYKGNFGNMFFLWDIIFGTGIITRKYPSTFGIKHYQEEEWYAQLLWPILKSKKEGSELSAGGPMVGDIVPEKTKEPEPLPLEFETRIAG
- a CDS encoding oxygenase MpaB family protein; translation: MKYFVNEDSIVRKIWGKADTILFIFAGASAEFALNKAVDWLYFTGKLPNDPLGRLFSTVTYARLIVFSEHNAALNSIDKITAIHKGVEQSRGAQIPDWAYRDVLFMLIDYSIRSYEVLERKMTDAEKAEAFDTFLQVGLRMGINGLPLKYTEWKKMREEHLRENLIKSDFTKDLFKQYKKHLGKVRYYMLRQVQVMVVPHTVNNLLSLGKVSLLTPVLYAYKLMRFLGLEKILRNAFLPNDYKAQIVDLDILTPNKP
- a CDS encoding DUF2809 domain-containing protein, which produces MFQLNKKYLVFTLLLLFTEIIIALYAHDQIIRPYGGDFLVVILLYCFVKSIVNLEVIIAAIAVLLFSYLIEILQYFHIVEVLGLGNSKAARVIMGNSFEWADMLAYTLGIIFVVFIETKWKAQPAI
- a CDS encoding patatin-like phospholipase family protein, whose translation is MSVQQKIEKTGKHKLLALDGGGIRGMLTLEILAKIELLLQEKLGRENDFVLSDYFDYIAGTSTGAIIAACLSRGMRVDEIRKFYEESGTAMFDKASLLKRFRYTYESEALTNKLQEVFGSDTKLGDENLKTLLLLVLRNATTDSPWPVSNNPNAKYNLMTRTDSNLLFPLWQLVRASTAAPTYFPPESILVGNNNFIFVDGGVTMYNNPSFQLFLMATVEPYALQWPTGEDQMLLVSIGTGSAANANADLATDEMNLLYNATSIPSALMYAASNEQDFLCRVFGQCRHGDELDREVGNMCNVKGPTDNKLFSYVRYNANLSRKGLDELGLLQIKPEQVQKMDSVQFMDKLQIVGKTVADVKVKIDHFEGFL